One Heptranchias perlo isolate sHepPer1 unplaced genomic scaffold, sHepPer1.hap1 HAP1_SCAFFOLD_70, whole genome shotgun sequence genomic region harbors:
- the LOC137318369 gene encoding histone H2A-like, translating into MSGRGKTGGKARAKAKSRSSRAGLQFPVGRVHRLLRKGNYAERVGAGAPVYLAAVLEYLTAEILELAGNAARDNKKTRIIPRHLQLAIRNDEELNKLLGRVTIAQGGVLPNIQAVLLPKKTSTVSSKSK; encoded by the coding sequence atgtctggaagaggaaaaaccggcggtaaagctcgggccaaggccaagtctcgctcatcccgggccggactgcagttccctgtgggccgtgttcacaggctcctgcgaaagggaaactacgctgaacgtgtgggtgccggagccccggtctatctggctgctgtgctcgagtatctgacggctgaaatcctcgagctggccggcaacgcggcccgggacaacaagaagacccgcatcatccccagacacctgcagctggccatccgcaacgacgaggagctcaacaagctgctgggacgggtgaccatcgcccagggcggggtgctgcctaatatccaggccgtgctgctgccgaagaaaaccagcactgtgagctccaagagcaagtaa
- the LOC137318378 gene encoding histone H2A-like gives MSGRGKTGGKARAKAKSRSSRAGLQFPVGRVHRLLRKGNYAERVGAGAPVYLAAVLEYLTAEILELAGNAARDNKKTRIIPRHLQLAIRNDEELNKLLGRVTIAQGGVLPNIQAVLLPKKTSTVSSKSK, from the coding sequence atgtctggaagaggaaaaaccggcggtaaagctcgggccaaggccaagtctcgctcatcccgggccggactgcagttccctgtgggccgtgttcacaggctcctgcgaaaggggaactacgctgaacgtgtgggtgccggagccccggtctatctggctgctgtgctcgagtatctgacggctgaaatcctcgagctggccggcaacgcggcccgggacaacaagaagacccgcatcatccccagacacctgcagctggccatccgcaacgacgaggagctcaacaagctgctgggacgggtgaccatcgctcagggcggggtgctgccgaatatccaggccgtgctgctgccgaagaaaaccagcactgtgagctccaagagcaaataa